The following are encoded in a window of Etheostoma cragini isolate CJK2018 chromosome 7, CSU_Ecrag_1.0, whole genome shotgun sequence genomic DNA:
- the LOC117947387 gene encoding urotensin-2-like: MKWNHLLSWAFLLVATGPLLAHPVTDSAEMPYAGPVSVEDGGVGALDDLTLSEQIFPPQDGGLRYSTLISGEFNRDGVRTGLLPRGMKREVLLEKQSLLNPFSHVLGIRKQFRKRAGNSECFWKYCV, encoded by the exons ATGAAGTGGAACCATCTCCTGTCCTGGGCCTTCCTTCTCGTGGCCACCGGCCCACTGCTGGCCCACCCCGTCACAGACTCTGCAGAGATGCCCTACGCAGGACCTG TATCAGTGGAGGATGGAGGAGTTGGCGCCTTGGATGATCTGACGCTCTCTGAGCAAATCTTCCCTCCTCAGGATGGAGGGCTCAGATATTCCACTCTAATATCTGGGGAGTTTAACCGAGATG GTGTGAGAACAGGCCTGCTCCCCAGGGGGATGAAAAGAGAG GTCCTATTGGAGAAACAGAGTCTCCTAAATCCTTTCAGCCATGTGCTGGGCATCCGGAAGCAGTTCAGGAAGCGAGCGGGGAATTCTGAGTGTTTCTGGAAGTACTGCGTCTAA